In one window of Candidatus Sulfuricurvum sp. RIFRC-1 DNA:
- a CDS encoding TolC family outer membrane protein has product MTKGLSIGLASILIPLSSFGLTLEQAVQHVTSTNPIILQSIENYKATEYDIEMAQAGYLPSIDVIGRYGNEKTTNSTYNELSLTRYDREIKLTQNLFEGFGTIEDVRKQEARLAAAKANILEKANQLSLQTTEAYLELLKQYDILKLAETNLKTHEDIHKKIKERTESGFGSKSEIDQSSGRVALANSNVIIQKSNYRDAMAKFKRFYGEDVAAETLVKPVFGYKVSSSFDDALAEANTNYPSLLVQSHNIKAAEHDVNLAMKTYYPRVDLELRRSDNDNVSGQPGPDETKSGMLIATYNLFSGGYYQANHRKQKVNVLKEKQSSNDIKLRVKENLEYAWIAHEELQKQLPYLKAHRDYTVNTLQSYQQEFALGRRTLLDMLNTENERFTAEKEVTTSEYDLLFSNYRILEGTGTLAKELGGVPTL; this is encoded by the coding sequence ATGACAAAAGGTTTATCAATCGGATTAGCTTCCATCTTGATTCCATTAAGCAGTTTTGGCTTGACGTTAGAGCAAGCGGTACAGCACGTAACATCAACCAATCCAATCATTCTCCAAAGTATCGAAAACTATAAAGCCACTGAGTATGACATTGAAATGGCACAGGCAGGTTATTTACCAAGTATAGATGTAATCGGCCGTTATGGCAATGAAAAAACAACCAATTCAACCTATAACGAGCTCTCCTTAACAAGGTACGATCGAGAAATCAAGTTGACGCAAAACCTTTTTGAAGGATTCGGTACTATCGAAGATGTCCGAAAACAAGAAGCGAGACTCGCGGCCGCCAAAGCCAATATACTGGAAAAAGCCAATCAGCTAAGCCTTCAAACAACAGAAGCCTATTTAGAATTGTTAAAACAATACGACATTTTGAAATTGGCCGAAACCAATCTTAAAACCCATGAAGATATTCATAAAAAAATCAAAGAGCGTACTGAAAGCGGATTCGGATCAAAATCAGAGATCGATCAATCTTCAGGACGGGTAGCACTTGCAAATTCAAATGTAATTATCCAAAAAAGCAATTACCGAGATGCAATGGCAAAATTCAAACGTTTTTACGGTGAAGATGTCGCTGCAGAAACTCTAGTAAAACCGGTATTCGGATATAAAGTCTCTTCGTCGTTTGATGATGCTTTGGCAGAAGCAAATACCAACTATCCATCTCTTTTGGTCCAAAGCCATAATATCAAAGCGGCTGAGCACGATGTCAATCTTGCTATGAAAACGTATTATCCGCGTGTCGATCTTGAACTGCGCAGAAGCGACAACGATAACGTTTCCGGACAACCTGGGCCGGATGAAACAAAATCGGGGATGCTGATAGCTACCTATAACCTCTTTTCCGGAGGATATTATCAGGCCAACCATAGAAAACAAAAAGTCAACGTCTTAAAAGAGAAACAAAGCAGTAACGACATTAAATTACGGGTCAAAGAGAATCTTGAATATGCGTGGATCGCCCACGAAGAGCTCCAAAAGCAGCTTCCTTATCTTAAAGCGCACAGGGATTACACCGTTAATACGCTCCAATCGTATCAACAAGAATTTGCACTCGGAAGACGTACCCTTCTGGATATGCTCAATACCGAAAATGAGCGCTTCACTGCCGAAAAAGAGGTGACAACAAGCGAATATGATCTCCTATTTTCAAATTACCGTATTCTTGAAGGAACCGGAACATTAGCCAAAGAACTTGGGGGAGTCCCCACTTTATGA
- a CDS encoding EscU/YscU/HrcU family type III secretion system export apparatus switch protein has protein sequence MKKAVAMRYDSEKENAPRVIASGKGATAENIIKIAELHNLPIHKDEDLVELLSKVEIDKEIPEKLYVAVAEVFKFIYKMTNPR, from the coding sequence ATGAAAAAAGCGGTTGCGATGCGCTACGACAGCGAAAAAGAGAACGCTCCGCGCGTCATTGCTTCAGGCAAAGGAGCTACAGCGGAAAACATCATTAAAATCGCGGAACTCCACAATCTCCCAATCCATAAGGATGAAGATTTGGTCGAACTTCTGAGCAAAGTCGAAATTGATAAAGAGATCCCCGAAAAACTCTATGTCGCCGTTGCGGAAGTCTTCAAATTTATCTATAAAATGACTAATCCTCGATAA
- a CDS encoding YcgN family cysteine cluster protein, with protein sequence MKQHETAPFWETKTLEELNPQEWEALCDGCGLCCLNRLQDEDDDQAPIYLTRVACHCYDIVAGQCSDYANRFTRVEGCMRLTPERAAEYTWLPETCAYRLRHEGKTLPLWHPLITKDPHSVRPYGMYALDPVLESEDIELEDYIVDEFIED encoded by the coding sequence ATGAAACAACATGAAACTGCCCCATTTTGGGAAACGAAAACGCTCGAAGAATTGAACCCCCAAGAGTGGGAAGCATTGTGTGACGGATGCGGACTGTGCTGTCTTAACCGGCTACAAGATGAGGATGACGATCAAGCACCCATCTATCTGACCCGTGTTGCATGCCATTGTTACGATATTGTCGCTGGACAATGCAGTGATTATGCTAACCGTTTTACGAGAGTGGAGGGATGCATGAGACTCACACCAGAACGGGCGGCAGAGTATACGTGGCTTCCTGAAACTTGCGCGTATCGTTTACGACATGAGGGCAAAACGCTCCCACTATGGCATCCGTTGATTACTAAAGACCCTCATTCAGTGCGTCCTTACGGTATGTACGCACTTGACCCTGTTTTAGAGAGTGAGGATATCGAGTTAGAAGATTATATTGTGGATGAATTTATCGAGGATTAG
- a CDS encoding type I secretion system permease/ATPase encodes MLKYSKIDPLLVSLSIFTKRYGKSYSIEALTADLPIAPGKATAEMFSINNPKAVFSRAASRAGFKARLVERALKNISPLVLPVVLILKDQSACILEKIDLVKEEAFIIIPEDEEGVEQWISLQTLEEQYLGFAYYLKKSRSFNQFIDPLIHTNKESWFWGSLKHSRKIYSDVLLASLVINLFVLASPLFTMNVYDRVVPNDATETLYVLALGVIVVYLLDIVLKFTRSYFLETAAKKSDIIISSILFQKVMNLKFANVPESVGSFANNLKEFDSIRSFLATSTLALLIDLPFTIIFLLVIYIIGGIITWVPLVFIFLIIGYALSIKNSLQRSVESTYHANAAKNAVLVESLNTLETIKTLGINSHSQYIWEEATGNVASKGLTSRILSNSLGSVTTFLIQLSNVIILIVGVYLIKDHEMTMGGLIAVVILSSRALAPMGQIASLSANYEHTKTAYLTLDNIMNLPEERPAEKEFLNLPKFMGLIEFRNVTFTYPNEISPIFENLSFTVHPGERVAFIGKIGSGKTTILKLILGLYAPDKGSVLIDNIDINQIDPADLRQNIAYVAQEVTLFRGTVKTNIIAKAPYADDGAILRAAKIGGVDEFVQYHPKGFDMPVRERGDGISGGQRQSIGIARAFLLDSPILLLDEPANSMDENFALHLVQNINENTKEKTLLLSTHDTKMLNMVNRIIVLDRGKVVMDGSKQEILSVLTKNKPQTRPTND; translated from the coding sequence ATGCTGAAATATTCTAAAATTGACCCTCTTTTGGTCAGTTTATCGATTTTTACCAAACGCTATGGGAAATCCTACAGCATCGAAGCATTGACGGCTGATCTCCCGATAGCGCCGGGGAAAGCCACGGCCGAAATGTTTTCCATTAACAATCCCAAAGCGGTTTTCTCACGTGCGGCATCTCGAGCAGGATTCAAAGCCAGACTCGTTGAACGCGCACTAAAGAACATTTCACCTCTTGTTCTCCCTGTTGTCTTGATCCTCAAGGATCAAAGTGCGTGTATTTTGGAAAAAATCGACCTTGTCAAAGAAGAAGCCTTTATCATCATCCCCGAAGATGAGGAAGGGGTTGAACAGTGGATCAGCCTCCAAACGCTTGAAGAACAATATTTAGGGTTTGCCTATTATCTTAAAAAAAGTCGCTCTTTTAACCAATTTATCGACCCGCTGATTCATACCAATAAAGAGTCATGGTTTTGGGGATCATTAAAACATTCGCGAAAAATCTATTCGGATGTTCTACTGGCCTCTTTGGTTATCAACCTTTTTGTGCTTGCCAGTCCGCTGTTCACCATGAATGTCTACGATAGAGTAGTCCCTAATGACGCAACCGAGACCCTTTATGTCCTTGCGTTAGGGGTAATTGTTGTTTATTTACTTGATATTGTCTTGAAATTTACCCGTTCGTACTTTTTAGAAACTGCCGCGAAAAAAAGTGACATCATTATCTCTTCCATCCTTTTTCAAAAAGTGATGAATCTAAAATTCGCCAATGTTCCCGAGTCCGTCGGTTCGTTCGCCAACAACCTCAAAGAGTTTGACAGCATACGCTCCTTTTTAGCCACCTCGACGTTAGCCTTGTTGATTGATCTGCCGTTTACCATCATCTTTTTGTTGGTTATCTACATTATCGGCGGAATTATCACGTGGGTGCCGCTTGTGTTTATCTTCTTAATTATCGGATACGCATTAAGCATCAAAAATTCATTGCAGCGAAGCGTTGAGAGTACCTATCATGCCAATGCAGCAAAAAATGCCGTGCTGGTAGAGAGTCTTAACACATTAGAAACGATCAAAACACTCGGAATAAACAGCCATTCACAGTACATTTGGGAAGAAGCAACCGGAAATGTAGCTTCCAAGGGGCTGACATCGCGGATTCTATCTAACTCGCTGGGAAGTGTCACCACATTTCTCATTCAGCTCAGTAACGTCATCATTTTGATTGTCGGTGTTTATCTGATCAAAGACCATGAGATGACAATGGGAGGGCTGATCGCAGTTGTCATCCTCTCTTCACGTGCTCTCGCTCCGATGGGACAAATAGCATCCTTATCGGCCAATTACGAGCATACTAAAACGGCCTATTTGACGTTGGATAATATCATGAATCTACCCGAAGAGCGTCCGGCGGAAAAAGAGTTTCTCAATCTCCCGAAATTTATGGGGTTGATCGAATTTCGGAATGTTACGTTCACCTATCCGAATGAAATTTCACCTATATTTGAAAACTTAAGCTTTACCGTTCATCCGGGCGAGCGCGTAGCATTTATCGGAAAGATCGGTTCCGGTAAAACAACGATTTTAAAACTTATTTTAGGGCTTTATGCACCGGACAAGGGTTCAGTTCTGATCGACAATATCGATATTAACCAAATCGATCCGGCAGACCTGCGTCAAAACATCGCTTACGTCGCGCAAGAAGTGACCTTGTTCAGAGGTACCGTCAAAACGAATATTATTGCCAAAGCCCCTTACGCGGATGATGGTGCAATACTTCGAGCCGCAAAAATCGGTGGAGTGGATGAATTTGTTCAGTATCATCCCAAAGGGTTTGATATGCCGGTTCGAGAGCGTGGGGACGGAATCTCAGGGGGACAACGGCAAAGTATCGGGATCGCACGGGCATTTTTACTCGATTCACCGATTCTTTTGCTGGATGAACCCGCGAATTCGATGGATGAAAACTTCGCATTACATCTGGTTCAAAATATCAATGAGAATACGAAAGAGAAAACGCTTTTGCTCTCAACCCATGATACAAAAATGTTGAATATGGTCAATCGTATTATTGTTCTCGATCGAGGGAAAGTAGTCATGGACGGAAGCAAACAAGAAATCTTGTCAGTACTTACGAAAAATAAACCGCAAACGAGACCGACCAATGATTAA
- a CDS encoding response regulator: protein MVDPNALKQLRIALQPYTLLYVEDNVGLNNQATILFQKIFETVYSAYDGEEGLALFKEHHPAIVITDIIMPKMDGLEMAEAILHIDPDVKLIVTTAHDDHDLLHRAIRVGVFEYLAKPMHIENLVETLTRCAIILKEELHRKIFNANLHSIFNYQNSLTLLLQDQKVVMANQPTLDFFDVQSVEKLRDKFVSFGEMLLSHNTFLYNHDECDWFNEISKNPGKLFNVKIEGNDDVHHHFILRFQSIPDKAGYGVLSLNDVSELGLLKLYDASAVEQERLAKDEKIVRGLLDMAMRSGAKIRAHNLYKGLSITNDALITGVANAEVILQTPYVQLKAMQYEEVFYLTSELFPTAIFCEGIKRFDFEAQRVHFSHYKMVKTSPTRRAAIRVIPDDNLTITFLYEGRKFETDVDILDISINAVRLSFPSLPAGLALKQFVVLDIVIKSVQRPVIINTEAEVYRIQENQRHYEVVCSYELHAQAQKNLIDYIAKRQMVLIREFKGLQL from the coding sequence ATGGTTGATCCCAATGCGCTGAAACAGTTACGGATTGCTTTGCAGCCTTATACTCTATTGTACGTAGAAGATAATGTTGGGCTAAATAACCAAGCAACCATTCTATTCCAAAAAATTTTTGAGACGGTGTACAGCGCGTATGATGGAGAAGAGGGATTAGCCCTGTTTAAAGAACACCATCCTGCCATCGTAATCACCGATATTATCATGCCGAAAATGGATGGCTTAGAGATGGCGGAAGCGATTTTGCATATCGATCCCGATGTAAAGCTAATCGTTACCACAGCCCATGATGATCATGATCTGCTTCATCGTGCGATTCGTGTCGGTGTGTTTGAATATCTTGCCAAACCGATGCATATTGAAAATTTGGTTGAAACGCTCACCCGATGTGCCATTATCCTAAAAGAAGAACTTCACCGTAAAATTTTTAACGCCAATTTGCACTCTATTTTTAACTACCAAAACAGCCTGACTCTTTTACTGCAAGATCAAAAAGTGGTGATGGCAAACCAACCTACTTTGGATTTTTTTGATGTACAGAGTGTTGAGAAATTACGAGACAAGTTTGTCTCCTTTGGAGAGATGCTGTTATCTCATAACACTTTTTTGTATAACCATGATGAGTGCGACTGGTTTAATGAAATCTCTAAAAATCCAGGGAAACTGTTTAACGTCAAAATAGAGGGAAACGATGATGTTCATCACCATTTCATCCTTAGATTTCAAAGTATTCCCGATAAAGCAGGATATGGGGTGTTATCGCTGAATGATGTGAGTGAACTTGGGCTTCTCAAACTCTATGATGCTTCCGCAGTAGAACAAGAACGTTTGGCCAAAGATGAAAAAATCGTTCGAGGCTTACTCGATATGGCGATGCGAAGCGGAGCAAAAATACGGGCACACAATCTGTATAAAGGTCTCAGTATCACCAATGATGCGTTAATAACCGGGGTCGCTAATGCAGAAGTTATCCTTCAAACTCCGTATGTACAGCTTAAGGCGATGCAATACGAAGAGGTGTTTTATCTTACGTCTGAGCTGTTTCCGACGGCAATTTTTTGTGAGGGAATCAAACGGTTTGATTTTGAGGCACAGCGTGTCCATTTTAGCCATTATAAAATGGTGAAAACTTCTCCGACGCGCAGGGCCGCAATTCGGGTGATTCCCGATGATAATTTGACGATTACCTTTTTGTACGAGGGGAGAAAATTTGAAACCGACGTAGATATTTTAGACATTTCAATCAATGCCGTACGGTTGTCTTTTCCTTCGCTTCCCGCAGGTTTGGCCCTGAAACAGTTCGTTGTGCTGGACATTGTTATAAAATCGGTACAACGTCCGGTTATTATTAACACAGAAGCCGAAGTGTATCGGATACAGGAGAATCAACGTCATTATGAGGTGGTTTGCAGCTATGAACTTCATGCTCAAGCTCAAAAAAATCTGATCGATTACATCGCAAAACGACAGATGGTGTTAATTCGCGAATTTAAAGGACTGCAATTATGA
- a CDS encoding flagellar hook-length control protein FliK, translating into MINLNTEARLNIILPNMNKALGEAIQNATPEQLETLKEGKDLKGLLTSVFQDKITASKSDTVLLDILKNSTAFKTMGSLSENLESLLKDLKTSPDLSPKTAVLEKFLKNIALIDTQTLKNQVANSGVFMESKFAAALQKLPDLTQTLEQLKNVLAQAPQNEAKALQTQITKLLENPILTASSQNLQSAVTLTESLKKLSENLHTLLSKSDPLYSKEVSELAQKLDQLSVAQEIRSTLSQLYGSLLSSNATQTNDLLDSIEKLLKNLPDSPTDELKAFTQQLKNAIKEGDVTKELSTLMTKLGEFANPKELVTETFLRESMSNDLKSNLLSLHNELSRSSDPNAPKLLELTDKLLTQIDYHQLTSYLGASNSIYIPFSWDQLESGSMAFKKTADKKFYCEINLQLKEYGELNLLMALYEGNQLEIQAHTQKSELKTLIQENIGELRSLLINADLTPRSIRVMEMREISSLLSETYTGYQHGSDLGFEVKV; encoded by the coding sequence ATGATAAATCTAAATACCGAAGCACGGCTTAACATCATCCTCCCCAACATGAACAAAGCCCTCGGTGAAGCAATACAAAACGCTACCCCTGAACAACTCGAAACCCTCAAAGAGGGAAAAGACCTCAAAGGCCTCCTTACTTCGGTGTTTCAGGATAAAATCACTGCCTCCAAATCCGATACTGTTTTACTCGATATTTTAAAAAACTCGACCGCTTTTAAAACGATGGGGAGCCTGAGCGAGAACCTCGAATCGCTCCTCAAAGATCTCAAAACCTCTCCCGATCTCTCCCCTAAAACCGCCGTGTTGGAGAAATTTCTCAAAAATATCGCTCTCATAGATACCCAAACGCTGAAAAATCAAGTGGCTAACAGCGGGGTTTTTATGGAATCCAAATTTGCCGCTGCGTTACAAAAGCTCCCTGATCTCACCCAAACCCTCGAACAGCTTAAAAATGTTCTCGCTCAGGCTCCCCAAAACGAGGCAAAAGCACTTCAGACACAAATCACCAAACTGTTAGAAAACCCCATTCTCACCGCATCCTCACAAAATCTGCAAAGCGCCGTCACCCTCACCGAAAGCTTAAAAAAACTCTCTGAAAATCTCCACACCCTCCTCTCCAAAAGCGATCCTCTTTACTCCAAAGAGGTCTCAGAACTCGCCCAAAAACTCGACCAGCTCAGCGTCGCCCAAGAGATCAGAAGTACCCTCTCGCAGCTCTATGGCTCTTTATTGTCCAGTAACGCAACACAAACCAATGATCTGCTCGACTCCATCGAAAAACTCCTCAAAAATTTGCCCGATTCCCCAACCGATGAGTTAAAAGCTTTTACCCAGCAACTCAAAAACGCGATTAAAGAGGGAGATGTCACGAAAGAGCTCTCCACCCTGATGACGAAACTAGGAGAGTTTGCGAATCCTAAAGAGCTGGTCACCGAAACCTTTTTACGTGAATCGATGAGCAATGATCTAAAATCGAATCTCCTCTCACTGCACAATGAGCTCTCCCGTTCAAGTGATCCCAATGCACCGAAACTGTTGGAGCTAACGGACAAGCTCCTCACCCAAATCGATTATCATCAGCTCACCTCCTATCTGGGTGCTTCTAACTCTATTTACATCCCCTTTTCATGGGATCAACTCGAATCGGGTTCTATGGCGTTTAAAAAAACCGCCGACAAAAAGTTCTATTGTGAAATTAATCTCCAGCTAAAAGAGTACGGTGAGCTCAACCTCTTGATGGCATTGTACGAAGGGAACCAACTCGAAATCCAAGCTCACACCCAAAAGAGCGAGCTCAAAACCCTCATCCAAGAGAATATTGGGGAGCTGAGATCACTCCTGATCAACGCCGATCTCACACCACGCTCTATACGGGTCATGGAGATGCGTGAAATTTCCTCACTGCTTAGTGAAACTTATACAGGATATCAGCACGGGTCGGATTTAGGTTTTGAGGTAAAGGTATGA
- a CDS encoding transglutaminase-like cysteine peptidase encodes MPKKLIRRTVIVSFLVFGVKASLCARQIQMYNFQSIAIQYDESAKKRFISLKNLLKDAQGLSENERLFRVNDFFNQVPYSSDEKVWGDRDYWATPTEMLGKGRADCEDYAIAKFFTLLEMGIPEEKLFLTYVVTDNLTTRHMVLAYYEYKGAVPLILDNRAFTIVPETLSKNYIPLYRFNLNDFIAYEKGLEHKSSIATKKLHQWEDLTKRFTKVMS; translated from the coding sequence ATGCCTAAAAAGCTAATACGTCGAACAGTTATCGTAAGTTTTTTAGTCTTTGGGGTAAAAGCATCTCTTTGTGCCAGACAGATTCAAATGTATAACTTTCAATCGATTGCGATACAGTATGATGAGAGTGCCAAAAAGCGCTTTATCTCTTTAAAAAACCTTTTGAAGGATGCACAGGGTCTATCTGAGAATGAGCGGTTATTCCGTGTCAATGATTTTTTTAATCAGGTCCCTTATTCCAGTGATGAAAAAGTGTGGGGGGATCGTGATTATTGGGCAACTCCCACAGAGATGCTCGGGAAAGGGAGAGCCGATTGTGAGGACTACGCAATCGCAAAATTTTTCACGTTGCTCGAGATGGGTATCCCCGAAGAGAAACTGTTTTTGACCTATGTTGTCACCGATAATCTCACAACACGTCATATGGTTTTAGCGTATTACGAATACAAAGGCGCCGTTCCATTGATTCTGGATAATCGTGCATTCACGATCGTACCGGAAACTTTATCCAAGAATTATATACCGCTCTATCGATTTAATCTCAATGATTTCATCGCGTATGAAAAAGGATTGGAACATAAAAGCTCCATCGCAACCAAAAAATTGCACCAATGGGAAGATCTTACCAAACGTTTTACGAAAGTAATGAGTTAG
- a CDS encoding class I SAM-dependent methyltransferase yields the protein MNLYFEELFVSTSNHFDSIADSFNRLWYFSDDYKDFVIQHIIDELTLSGEDILVDIGGGTGTFTSRLEQESCLKKAYCIEPASAMCEEASKLTNITAICGDAHTFLATKTPFTKILLKEVIHHIPEREAFWKTVHTMLPHRGKLLIITRPQHVAFPFFKAAKEAFARNQPPHELFESQLRECGFEVETTLRSHTFTLSKERWYEMLRHRFMSDLGVFSDEEIEEGIREIEENYTRESIDIIDNLIFITATKK from the coding sequence ATGAATTTATATTTTGAGGAACTTTTTGTGAGTACTTCCAACCATTTCGATTCTATCGCAGATAGTTTTAACCGTCTATGGTATTTTTCCGACGATTACAAAGATTTTGTGATTCAACATATTATCGATGAGCTTACCTTGTCAGGGGAGGATATTCTCGTCGATATCGGAGGGGGAACAGGAACATTTACCAGCCGACTCGAACAGGAAAGCTGTCTGAAAAAAGCGTACTGCATCGAACCCGCATCTGCGATGTGCGAGGAGGCTTCAAAACTAACCAATATCACAGCAATCTGCGGTGATGCTCATACTTTTCTAGCCACAAAAACGCCATTTACCAAAATACTTCTCAAAGAGGTTATCCACCATATCCCTGAGAGAGAAGCTTTTTGGAAAACCGTGCATACGATGTTGCCTCATAGAGGAAAACTCCTGATCATTACCCGCCCGCAACATGTCGCTTTTCCATTTTTCAAAGCGGCTAAAGAAGCCTTTGCCCGAAACCAGCCTCCGCACGAACTTTTCGAATCCCAGTTGAGAGAGTGCGGATTTGAGGTTGAAACCACTTTACGAAGCCATACCTTCACCCTCTCAAAAGAGCGCTGGTACGAGATGCTTCGGCACCGTTTTATGTCAGATCTCGGAGTCTTTAGCGACGAAGAGATTGAAGAGGGGATTCGTGAAATAGAAGAAAATTATACCCGTGAGAGCATCGACATCATCGATAACCTCATCTTTATCACGGCAACGAAAAAATGA
- a CDS encoding MBL fold metallo-hydrolase, with protein sequence MNNETLLYQDEKHKCVMFSLEDEEHQEYSLSVNQFLIIQNDSAVLIDPGSGGIFGELYDAVSRHIDPQKIKFIFFSHQDPDVAGAIAEWSVATSAKLVMSQLWTRFMGHYGLMDMGRLVALEDHGARIKFEHDFLQFIPAHFLHSPGNFSLYDSRSKILFSGDIGAAVLSPQNLNKNVDNFEEHRVFLESFHSRYMASNRFCRAWVQCVRKYEVEMIAPQHGSLFKGIMAQHFLEWFENVEGGLEQCEKLYGCN encoded by the coding sequence ATGAATAATGAAACTCTGCTGTATCAAGATGAAAAGCATAAATGTGTGATGTTCAGTCTCGAAGATGAGGAACATCAAGAATACTCCCTCTCGGTAAATCAGTTTTTGATTATTCAAAATGACAGTGCGGTGTTGATCGATCCGGGAAGCGGAGGGATCTTTGGGGAGTTATACGATGCTGTATCCCGTCATATTGACCCGCAAAAGATTAAATTTATCTTTTTCTCTCACCAAGACCCTGACGTTGCCGGGGCAATTGCCGAATGGAGTGTTGCCACGTCGGCTAAACTGGTGATGTCACAACTGTGGACCCGTTTTATGGGGCATTACGGTTTGATGGATATGGGGCGGCTTGTGGCTCTTGAAGATCATGGTGCACGTATTAAATTCGAGCACGATTTTTTACAATTCATTCCGGCTCATTTCCTCCACTCTCCGGGAAATTTTTCGCTCTATGACAGCCGCTCAAAAATCCTTTTTTCCGGTGATATCGGAGCAGCGGTTCTCTCTCCTCAAAATCTCAATAAAAACGTTGATAATTTTGAAGAACACCGTGTGTTTTTGGAGAGTTTTCACTCTCGTTACATGGCATCAAACCGTTTTTGTCGAGCATGGGTTCAATGTGTACGAAAATACGAGGTTGAGATGATTGCTCCTCAACACGGCTCTTTGTTCAAAGGGATAATGGCACAACACTTTTTAGAATGGTTTGAAAATGTCGAAGGTGGCTTGGAACAGTGCGAGAAGCTTTACGGGTGCAACTGA